The following DNA comes from Alnus glutinosa chromosome 6, dhAlnGlut1.1, whole genome shotgun sequence.
CGGGCTTTGTTTAAATCAAATTAACATGGTTACCACATAAGAAGAGAAGAGACTTTATAGTTTGAAAATATCTTACATCAGCTATGCAAACATGTgtgaaaaaaatggagaaagaggATAACTACCTACGTTAAAAGTTGAATCTACATGTATGGGTTGCAAAATGGTTACATTCACTTGCTACACTGTCATCTGTTGTTGCACCACCAAGACTGAACATCTGCCATTGAAATCTGTTGAGGCAAGCATGTCTCCCATAACCCCTAGCTCTGGGAATTCGCTCCATTCATCAAAACCAATTGTAAGAGGGCTCTCCACGTTGTATCTTCTTCCAACTATGAAAAGGTCATATTCATCTACTATTTCTCTCAATCTCATTGCGGTCTCGGGTCCGTCGCTCACCATCTCCTCCATGTAAACTATATATTCTTCACCTGCAGAAGTGCTATACTTGAGGTCCTTCAGTACCTCTGAGTCCAGCATTTTATCCCAGTCAGTAATGCCTTCTTCACCCTCAGGAATCAGCCGTATCACAGTTAGGCAAATGGTAGAGTACTTGGCCATGCGTTTAGCCAAAGTCACTGCCTCTCTATCATCACGTCCTCCCAAGAAGACCATGGCAACATTGTATGACTCTAGCAcgtttgttgttgttgagcGCTTTATATGGCCACGGTTAACAAGGATTGCCACAGAGCAAGGCGCTCTCTCGAGAACACTACAATTTAGGGTCCTTAGCGTATTGTCTTCCAATTCAATAGACCCATCAATGGAGTATTTTCGATGGAATGGGAGGATTATAAGAGACGTAACTTTGTCGAGTGCAAGCATGCAGATGTCCTCGTACATTAGCTTGGATGGGGAGATGGCCGTGAAGGCATTCACAGTTACACTATCAGGATTGTTTCGCTGAAAATGACTGAACGAAAGAATGACGTCTTCGGAGTAGGAGCGGTTTGAAAGAGTCTTCTTCTGCATTTGGTGGGAAATGAAGACGGGCGAGGCTCTACCAATTAGCTCAATGAGGTGAAGAGCGTAAACAACAAGGGGGCTCTCTCTTGTTGGTGATACATTCTCAAGTAGGTTGATGATGGCGGGGATGTGTTCTGGTCTTTGGATGCAAGCAAGAATCTTTAGCTCTGCATTTGGTTTCTGATCAACTAAGTTTCTTCTCTGGTAGCCGGCATATTTCCTTGAAGGATCGTACAAGCGCGTAATTAGAATTGGCACGATGCTGGCAATAACGAGAATTGTGTACATTGCAATAGAGAAAATATCCGAGGATATGCTCTGCATTTAGTTAGGAAAATATTAGAGTTTGATGACAGGAAATGGAAtagaagggaaagaagaaaagtGGGATTTAACGTACGTTAGTGGCTCTGTAAATGCTATAGGAGGCCATTTCGCAAACGCCTTTGCAACTCATAATGAGAGCTAGTGTGGTTGCATCCTTGATTGGCATCTTGCAATACAGTGCGGGCACCAAACAGGCTACAAACTTGGCAATGACAATAACGACTGTAATCATTGCATTGGGAACTGCCAATCGATTGTCATGATAAAAGTCTATGTCTGATAGATTCGCCTTCATCATGGTTATGGTTACAAAGAGTGGCAAAAGCACCCCGGAGACCATGCAATCCAGCTTGTGGACTAGAGTCGATCCCAGTGGCGGTCCGTCCGGTACGGCCAAACCCAAAATAAAAGGCCCGAACACCACCGACAGGCCAAACTTATTAGATACCAAAGCAGCACCCAACACTACTAGAATGATGATAAAAATGTAGAGGTCCCTCACAGGCCTGCCTTCAGGGGTCTGTCTCACTATCCAATACATAGCCGGCCGGGCAACAAACACAACAACTATGAAATACCCTACAACCATCCCAACATCCTGCAAAGCCCCTCTTCTGTCCCAATACGCAACTTTAGCCAATGAGAAACCAGAAACAAGAAACCCACTTAGCAGGTCACACACCACTGCTGTAGATAGTCCTAGTCGGCCGAGTTCAGAATTTACAATTTTGAGGTCACTTAGAAGGCAAGCAATGACCGGAAACGGCGTCGAAGCTTGTATCGCCGCTGCCATGATGATTTTCAGTCTATCGTCGCTGCTTAGAGGCATGGTGAGGACCTTCTGCGTTCCCATAGCAAGCAGAAAAGGCACTAACAGGGTCAAAGCACCAATACACATGGCCTTCCTTCCCGTTCTAAATATCATGCTCAGGTCCATTTTTACTCCCCCTAGAAATAGAAACAGTGTGTACCCTAACGAAGATATGATGCCGATCAAGTCTTGGCCTAAAACTGGGAACATGAAATCACGATAATCTTTTATGCGCCCAAGTAACTGAGGACCCAATATTAGGCCTGCCTGATTCATAcataaaaatcacatattttactTGCATTTCTTCAAACCAAACAGTCTCATCTTTAcaagtgcaaaaaaaaaaaaaaaaaaaaaaaaggttcttgaAGCAACAACTTGGTTACTACATCTTTCTCAATAATCAGAGGATAAAATCACAGCCGAATTCATATGAAAAATATGCATAAATTCTAAATATCGTGACATACTAGCCAGCGGTGCGCCACAAAGTCTTTCTAGATTGTCAGCTATTGACATTTAGAGTAGTATTACTCTTCACACCtatttatcacatttatttCACACCGGCTGAAGTGACGTATTTTAAGTGGCTTCTCATGTTAGTTccttagaaaaaaagaaagtaaagacACGTCAGTCAGTGTGAATGGGTGTGATAAGTAGgtgtgaagagtaacattattCTAACATTTATGGAGCCTCTTATGGATGCCACCACGGTTTTTGCATCGTTGTGAATGTAAAATCATTAGATTACAAGGACACAAGAGGGAGAAAATATATCTTGCTTAATTTTTCTCAAATcgaatgtttttatttttttcccaaaatatatatagttttctatttgtattttaatttccaAATTTCTTCCTCAAATAGGAAAATTATACGGGGCAACGATACATGCACTACAAGTGCACAACTCCAATGTACCTTGaagttgtacacttgttgtaattttaaCATTACTCGTACAAAAAATTGTGAAGAAAAGATATTTAGAAAGGGAACACTATGCCATTTCCAGAAACAAAACAATTGAATCCTTATACATAGTTACATGGCCAAAAATTAAAAGCACGTAAAACCGTAGTATCCAAAAGACGATCaacaattttattgtttatattaTTAGCAATTTGTGCAGTAGATGTGAGAGACTCGGACAGATTGGCTCTATATGAGCAGTCTCATATTTGCTGTCCGAATCGTTAGCAATTCTGATAGAAAATTGTTGGGAATTTGAATCCTTATATCAAACCGTTTTTGtggaaagaaacaaagaaatataTGTAATGAATGAGAATGACAAAAAGAAGGGCTTAACCTACCATCATTTCAGAGACAATCTTGGGCAGCCCAAATCtatggagaagaaaatgggaggCTTGGGTGATGCTAAAAATGGCAATCATCTGCATTTCCAGCAGTGGCAAGGAAAAGTTATTGAGATGTAAAGTGGGATTCGCCCACACACCATCTGAATTAACGTCAGGTGGTATTGAAATGCAAAACTCCTTTGTCTCGATGCTTGAATTCATTTTCCGCCCGTCAGCtcgacagagagacagagacagagacacaAACAGAGAGCAAATGTTTGAAGAATATTGaagtaataattttatagagAGAGAAACCCATCACCCCCGTTCATTATTTAC
Coding sequences within:
- the LOC133871618 gene encoding cation/H(+) antiporter 4-like, translated to MNSSIETKEFCISIPPDVNSDGVWANPTLHLNNFSLPLLEMQMIAIFSITQASHFLLHRFGLPKIVSEMMAGLILGPQLLGRIKDYRDFMFPVLGQDLIGIISSLGYTLFLFLGGVKMDLSMIFRTGRKAMCIGALTLLVPFLLAMGTQKVLTMPLSSDDRLKIIMAAAIQASTPFPVIACLLSDLKIVNSELGRLGLSTAVVCDLLSGFLVSGFSLAKVAYWDRRGALQDVGMVVGYFIVVVFVARPAMYWIVRQTPEGRPVRDLYIFIIILVVLGAALVSNKFGLSVVFGPFILGLAVPDGPPLGSTLVHKLDCMVSGVLLPLFVTITMMKANLSDIDFYHDNRLAVPNAMITVVIVIAKFVACLVPALYCKMPIKDATTLALIMSCKGVCEMASYSIYRATNSISSDIFSIAMYTILVIASIVPILITRLYDPSRKYAGYQRRNLVDQKPNAELKILACIQRPEHIPAIINLLENVSPTRESPLVVYALHLIELIGRASPVFISHQMQKKTLSNRSYSEDVILSFSHFQRNNPDSVTVNAFTAISPSKLMYEDICMLALDKVTSLIILPFHRKYSIDGSIELEDNTLRTLNCSVLERAPCSVAILVNRGHIKRSTTTNVLESYNVAMVFLGGRDDREAVTLAKRMAKYSTICLTVIRLIPEGEEGITDWDKMLDSEVLKDLKYSTSAGEEYIVYMEEMVSDGPETAMRLREIVDEYDLFIVGRRYNVESPLTIGFDEWSEFPELGVMGDMLASTDFNGRCSVLVVQQQMTV